The Flaviramulus sp. BrNp1-15 genome has a window encoding:
- the xylA gene encoding xylose isomerase, protein MALIGNKEYFKGIGEIKFEGKESDNPLAFKYYNPEQVVAGRKMKDWFKFSVAYWHTFCGVGADPFGPGTQNFEWDKPTDAIDAAKEKADAAFEFITKMGFDYYCFHDYDLVREGATFAESEKRLATIVDVLKEKQAATGVKLLWGTANCFSNPRYMNGASTNPDFNVLARAGGQIKLALDATIALNGENYVFWGGREGYMSLLNTDMNRELDHMGQFLTMARDYARAQGFKGNFFIEPKPMEPMKHQYDFDSATAIGFLNKYGLQDDFKMNIEVNHATLAQHTFQHEIEVAAGAGMLGSLDANRGDYQNGWDTDQFPNNIQETTEAMLLFIKAGGLQGGGVNFDAKIRRNSTDLEDVFLAHIGGADTFARALITADAIISNSQYDALREKRYSSFDSGKGKDFENGKLNFEDLYKIAQENGELVLQSGKQELFENIINQYI, encoded by the coding sequence ATGGCTTTAATAGGAAACAAAGAGTATTTTAAAGGAATAGGAGAAATTAAGTTTGAAGGAAAAGAATCAGACAATCCTTTAGCGTTTAAGTACTACAATCCAGAACAAGTTGTAGCTGGAAGAAAAATGAAAGATTGGTTTAAATTTTCAGTGGCGTATTGGCACACATTCTGTGGTGTTGGTGCAGACCCATTTGGACCAGGAACCCAAAATTTTGAATGGGATAAACCAACTGATGCTATTGATGCAGCAAAAGAAAAAGCAGATGCTGCTTTTGAGTTTATCACAAAAATGGGGTTTGATTATTATTGTTTTCATGATTATGATTTAGTTCGTGAAGGAGCAACATTTGCAGAGTCAGAAAAGAGATTAGCAACTATTGTTGATGTTTTAAAAGAGAAACAAGCTGCAACGGGTGTTAAGTTACTTTGGGGAACAGCAAACTGTTTTTCAAACCCACGTTACATGAATGGAGCATCAACAAATCCTGATTTTAATGTATTAGCTAGAGCTGGTGGACAAATAAAATTAGCTTTAGATGCAACTATTGCTCTTAATGGAGAAAACTACGTGTTCTGGGGAGGTCGTGAAGGTTACATGTCTTTATTAAATACCGATATGAACCGTGAATTAGATCATATGGGACAATTCTTAACAATGGCTAGAGATTATGCACGTGCTCAAGGGTTTAAAGGAAACTTCTTTATCGAACCAAAACCAATGGAACCAATGAAGCATCAGTATGATTTTGATTCTGCTACAGCCATAGGGTTCTTAAATAAATATGGTTTACAAGATGATTTCAAAATGAATATTGAAGTTAATCATGCAACTTTAGCACAACATACGTTCCAACACGAAATTGAAGTTGCTGCAGGCGCAGGTATGTTAGGTAGTTTAGATGCTAATCGTGGAGATTACCAAAATGGATGGGATACAGATCAGTTCCCTAATAACATTCAAGAAACTACTGAAGCTATGTTGTTATTTATCAAAGCTGGTGGTTTACAAGGTGGAGGTGTTAATTTTGATGCTAAAATTAGAAGAAACTCTACAGATTTAGAAGATGTTTTCTTAGCACACATTGGTGGGGCAGATACGTTTGCAAGAGCATTAATTACTGCAGATGCAATTATTTCAAATTCACAATACGATGCACTTAGAGAAAAAAGATATTCTTCTTTTGATAGTGGAAAAGGAAAAGATTTTGAGAATGGTAAATTGAATTTTGAAGATTTATACAAAATTGCTCAGGAAAATGGTGAATTAGTATTACAAAGTGGTAAACAAGAATTATTTGAAAATATAATTAATCAGTATATTTAG
- a CDS encoding sodium:solute symporter — protein sequence MESVLERWDWVVLGLYFLALIAVAVWVVLQKNKNTEDYFLAGRNVGWFVIGASIFASNIGSEHVVGLAGTGFASGTPMAHYELHAWIVLLLGWLFLPFYMRSGAFTMPEFLEKRFDARSRWFLSVFSLAAYVLTKVSVTIYAGGIVVSELLGIPFWYGAIGIVIFTGIYTVIGGMKAVIYTETLQTVILIAGSLIITYLGLQEVGGWGQLQETVRSVSPDHFNMWRPMNDPDFPWTGLLFGGTIVGIWYWCTDQYIVQRTLAANNIKIGRRGAIFGAYLKLMPILIFLIPGIIAFALTIQNPEVFAVEKADRAFPMLVKTLLPVGLKGLVAGGLMAALMSSLASVFNSCSTIFTIDIYKKLRPEKTEKQLLTIGKIATGIIVVLGIIWIPIMQKIGGGVMYQYLQNVQSYIAPPVTVVFLLGIIWKRVNSKAAITTLLAGLVLLILRLGAEIYYQPQLAAGETVSGIAFAFAKINFAHMAIFMFIFSLILCVAVSLATAEPNYDKIKGLSFGTLTAEHKQENRNSFDKIDVVLSVLLVIIVISILAYFRG from the coding sequence ATGGAATCAGTTTTAGAACGCTGGGACTGGGTTGTCCTCGGATTATATTTTTTAGCATTAATAGCCGTAGCAGTATGGGTAGTGCTTCAAAAAAACAAAAACACAGAAGATTACTTTCTTGCTGGGCGTAATGTAGGTTGGTTTGTTATTGGTGCATCAATTTTTGCTTCAAACATTGGTTCAGAGCATGTAGTTGGTCTCGCAGGTACAGGGTTTGCTTCAGGTACACCTATGGCGCATTACGAGCTTCATGCATGGATAGTGTTGCTTTTAGGATGGTTATTTCTACCATTCTATATGAGAAGTGGAGCTTTTACAATGCCAGAATTCCTTGAAAAACGTTTTGATGCCCGGTCAAGATGGTTTTTATCAGTATTTTCATTAGCAGCTTATGTACTTACAAAAGTATCGGTTACTATTTATGCTGGTGGAATTGTGGTTTCTGAATTATTAGGAATTCCATTTTGGTATGGTGCAATTGGTATTGTAATATTTACTGGTATTTATACTGTAATTGGAGGTATGAAAGCGGTAATTTATACCGAAACTTTACAAACAGTTATATTAATAGCTGGATCACTTATAATAACTTATTTGGGGCTGCAAGAAGTTGGTGGCTGGGGACAATTACAAGAAACAGTTAGGTCTGTAAGTCCAGATCATTTTAATATGTGGAGACCTATGAATGACCCAGATTTTCCTTGGACAGGATTATTATTTGGAGGTACTATTGTGGGGATTTGGTATTGGTGTACAGACCAATATATTGTTCAACGAACACTTGCTGCTAATAATATAAAAATTGGTAGAAGAGGTGCCATTTTTGGGGCTTATTTAAAACTAATGCCAATTTTAATTTTCTTGATTCCTGGTATTATAGCTTTTGCGTTAACTATTCAAAACCCAGAGGTTTTTGCTGTTGAAAAAGCAGATAGAGCATTTCCTATGTTAGTTAAAACATTACTACCGGTAGGATTAAAAGGATTAGTTGCTGGTGGATTAATGGCAGCTTTAATGAGCTCGTTAGCGTCTGTGTTTAATTCATGTTCAACAATTTTCACAATAGATATTTATAAGAAACTTAGACCAGAAAAAACAGAGAAACAATTATTAACTATTGGTAAAATAGCTACAGGTATAATAGTAGTTTTAGGTATTATCTGGATACCAATTATGCAAAAAATTGGAGGAGGTGTAATGTATCAATATTTACAAAACGTACAATCTTACATTGCACCACCTGTAACAGTTGTATTTCTATTAGGTATTATTTGGAAACGTGTAAACTCAAAAGCAGCAATAACAACTTTACTCGCAGGTTTAGTGTTATTAATTTTACGCTTGGGTGCTGAAATTTATTATCAGCCACAACTGGCAGCAGGAGAAACTGTTTCTGGAATTGCCTTTGCTTTTGCAAAAATCAATTTTGCTCATATGGCTATATTTATGTTTATCTTTTCATTAATTCTTTGTGTTGCGGTTAGTTTAGCTACTGCAGAACCAAACTATGATAAGATTAAAGGTTTGTCATTTGGAACGTTAACTGCAGAACATAAACAAGAAAACAGAAACAGTTTTGATAAAATTGACGTAGTACTCTCTGTTTTGTTAGTTATAATTGTAATATCAATACTAGCTTATTTTAGAGGCTAA
- a CDS encoding alpha-N-arabinofuranosidase, with translation MKTKIIPFVFLISCFTLAQNVKITILESEAKDTISKHIYGHFAEHLGRCIYDGIYVGEENKVIPNTNGVRNDIIKALKELQIPNLRWPGGCFADIYHWKDAIGPKEDRKHIENLSWGNIRENNAFGTHEFLDLCEQLGAEPYLAVNMNSGTVQEAMEWEQYVNNENGASSLTDLRAKNGRDKPWKVKYWGIGNESWDCGGHMTADYYVNLYKRYATAMTSYSNTEKLYRIAVGPGTDDYEWTETVMKNIPARRIEGLSVHHYSVFDWSSKGSSFEFSDNEYYKTMKRAWFMEEFITKNSEIMDKYDPEKNVGLIVDEWGGWYETIPSGGGQLYQQNTIRDAMIAGLSLNVFNNHADRVHMANLAQTVNVLQAVILTKDEKMILTPTYHVMNMYKVHQDALLLPTTIENNPDYNGIAAISVSASKSENGTKHISLVNIDLIKSHDITIDIDDISNVSAQILTSKKVQDHNTFENPESIKPINFKDFKVKNGKITVKVPPISVIVFKGK, from the coding sequence ATGAAAACTAAAATTATCCCATTCGTATTTCTTATTTCATGTTTTACATTAGCACAAAACGTAAAAATTACTATTCTAGAATCTGAAGCTAAAGACACCATAAGTAAACATATTTATGGTCATTTTGCAGAACATTTAGGACGCTGTATTTATGACGGTATTTATGTAGGTGAAGAAAATAAAGTTATACCAAATACTAACGGTGTACGAAACGATATTATTAAAGCCCTTAAAGAACTACAAATACCAAATTTACGTTGGCCTGGTGGTTGTTTTGCAGATATTTACCATTGGAAAGATGCCATTGGACCAAAAGAAGATCGTAAACATATAGAAAATTTATCTTGGGGAAATATACGAGAAAATAATGCCTTTGGTACACATGAGTTTTTAGACTTATGCGAGCAGTTAGGTGCAGAACCCTATTTAGCTGTTAATATGAATTCAGGAACTGTTCAAGAAGCTATGGAATGGGAACAATATGTAAATAATGAAAATGGAGCAAGTTCACTTACAGATTTAAGAGCAAAAAATGGACGTGATAAACCTTGGAAAGTTAAGTATTGGGGTATAGGTAATGAATCTTGGGATTGTGGTGGTCATATGACAGCTGATTATTATGTGAATTTATATAAACGTTACGCCACTGCAATGACAAGTTACAGTAATACTGAGAAGCTATATAGAATTGCTGTTGGACCAGGAACAGATGATTACGAGTGGACAGAAACTGTGATGAAAAATATTCCAGCTAGAAGAATAGAAGGGTTATCGGTTCACCATTATTCGGTTTTTGATTGGAGTAGTAAAGGCTCTTCATTTGAATTTAGCGATAACGAATATTACAAAACCATGAAACGCGCTTGGTTTATGGAAGAGTTTATTACCAAGAATAGTGAAATTATGGATAAATACGATCCAGAAAAAAATGTAGGTCTCATTGTAGATGAATGGGGAGGATGGTATGAAACTATACCTTCTGGGGGCGGACAATTATACCAACAGAACACTATTAGAGATGCTATGATTGCAGGATTGTCATTAAACGTATTTAACAATCATGCAGATAGAGTTCATATGGCAAATTTAGCACAAACAGTTAATGTTTTACAAGCAGTTATTTTAACAAAAGATGAGAAAATGATTTTAACACCAACATATCATGTCATGAATATGTATAAGGTGCATCAAGATGCATTGTTGTTACCAACTACAATTGAAAACAATCCAGACTATAATGGAATAGCTGCTATTTCAGTATCAGCATCAAAAAGCGAAAACGGGACTAAGCATATTTCTTTGGTAAATATCGATTTAATAAAATCTCATGATATAACTATTGATATAGATGATATTTCAAATGTTTCAGCACAAATATTAACATCAAAAAAAGTTCAAGATCATAATACTTTTGAAAATCCAGAAAGTATAAAACCAATAAATTTTAAGGATTTTAAGGTGAAAAATGGAAAAATCACTGTTAAAGTTCCACCAATTTCTGTAATCGTTTTTAAAGGAAAATAA
- a CDS encoding glucuronoxylanase yields MKTRIKQILAIIIVILNFNCSSNDDNNNVGGPTPIPDPTDPTVLQNDASTITPTDVKQNISGFGAATVFRLNNPLNASDMDKLFGTNNGQIGLSILRIRVATDDFARGIELEHAQLATDRGAKIMATPWSPPAEMKTNNDLVSGSLKPESYEDYANYLNDFTAYMNSNGAPLEAIGIQNEGDIQVGYESCDWTATQVRDFVKGYGQLITNTKVISPESFQFRHEHTDLMLNDPEAVANVDIVGGHIYGTQLQDYPYPLAIEKGKELWMTEHYTTSDRSGNLWPDALLVGKEIHNCLVIGQYSAYVWWYGKRYYGFIGDGEEGTTNGVVTKRGYVMSNFSKFIRPDYKRIDADESPQTGVFISAYSGEGKTVIVAINESDQTKEQQFVITGTNSTSVTPYVTSGTKSLEAQEAVEIEPSIDAFLYLLSPNSITTFVTNN; encoded by the coding sequence ATGAAAACAAGAATTAAACAAATTTTAGCGATAATAATTGTAATCTTAAATTTCAATTGTAGTAGTAATGATGATAACAATAACGTAGGAGGACCTACACCAATACCAGATCCAACGGACCCAACAGTATTACAAAATGATGCTTCTACAATTACACCTACAGATGTTAAACAAAACATAAGTGGGTTTGGAGCAGCAACAGTTTTTAGATTGAACAATCCTCTTAATGCTTCAGATATGGATAAGTTATTTGGAACGAATAATGGTCAAATTGGTTTATCAATTTTAAGAATTAGAGTAGCTACTGATGATTTTGCTAGAGGTATTGAGCTTGAGCATGCGCAATTGGCAACAGATAGAGGTGCCAAAATTATGGCAACCCCATGGAGTCCACCAGCTGAAATGAAAACGAATAATGATTTGGTTAGCGGATCATTAAAACCAGAGTCTTATGAAGATTATGCAAATTATTTAAACGATTTTACTGCTTATATGAACTCTAATGGAGCACCTCTTGAGGCTATTGGCATTCAAAACGAAGGCGATATTCAAGTAGGTTATGAGTCTTGCGATTGGACAGCAACTCAAGTTAGAGATTTTGTTAAAGGCTACGGACAACTAATTACTAATACAAAAGTAATATCTCCAGAATCTTTTCAGTTCAGACATGAGCATACAGATTTAATGCTAAATGACCCTGAAGCAGTTGCAAATGTGGATATTGTTGGCGGACATATTTATGGTACTCAATTACAAGATTATCCTTATCCATTGGCTATTGAAAAAGGAAAAGAACTGTGGATGACCGAACATTACACCACAAGTGATAGAAGTGGAAATTTATGGCCAGATGCCTTATTGGTTGGGAAAGAAATTCACAACTGTTTGGTAATAGGTCAATACAGTGCCTATGTTTGGTGGTATGGTAAACGTTATTATGGCTTTATCGGTGATGGAGAAGAAGGGACGACAAACGGAGTTGTAACAAAAAGAGGTTATGTAATGTCTAATTTTTCAAAATTCATTCGACCTGATTATAAAAGAATAGATGCTGATGAAAGCCCTCAAACAGGTGTGTTCATAAGTGCGTACTCCGGTGAAGGAAAAACCGTTATTGTAGCAATAAACGAATCAGACCAAACCAAAGAACAACAATTCGTAATCACTGGAACAAATAGCACTTCGGTTACCCCTTATGTTACTAGTGGTACAAAAAGTTTAGAGGCTCAAGAAGCTGTAGAAATTGAACCTTCTATAGATGCGTTTTTATATCTTTTATCACCCAATAGTATTACAACTTTTGTAACTAATAATTAA
- the galB gene encoding beta-galactosidase GalB has translation MNTLKKTISLSLLIFIVISCKNTEENIGVLRERISINSNWKFMRYDSAQKADDLYYDVRPEVKTVNDSKAADTPATEAEKLEASERALKPFILPTGNAFVKNKSKQHKRPEGNPGKDFPFVQHNFDDSYWETVTVPHDWAINGPFQEGDNAAVTGGMGRLPSNGVAWYRKKIEISETDKNKAIYLDIDGIMSYAIVWLNGNLVGGWPYGYNSWRLDLTPYINFNGDNQLAIRVDNPNHSARWYPGAGIYRNIWLTKTNKVHVAHWGTKVSTRNVSKESATIDFLVKIDNNSDTNAEVEVITKIYFSDEKVAEFSNQSNISNENSSEINSSVDIENPKLWGPPPTQTPNLYKAVTTIKIDGIKVDIYETTFGIRSLEFNPNQGILVNGELIKLKGVNEHHDLGAIGAAFNVRAAERKLEILKEMGCNAIRMAHNPPAPELLDLCDKMGFLVIDEVFDSWERKKTPHDFHLIFSDWYEADARAMVRRDKNHPSVIIWSYGNEVGEQYTDEDGAEIGRRLVEIIKNEDPTRLTTSAMNWAKSDMPFPTVMDVISFNYQGEGIRQDPIFDKVTDRIKTKPQYEPYHKKFPNKVIMSSETASAASSRGIYLFPVTDKISAPMLHGNGKDDSISQVSAYELYAVDFGSTADKVFASLDKYPYSAGEFVWTGFDYLGEPTPYYNCRSSYNGILDLAGFPKDRYYLYQARWRPDLPMVHILPHWNWENRVGKVTPVHIMTSGDEAELFLNGKSLGRKKKGKFEYRLRWDDVIYESGELKAIAYKNGKFWAEKIVKTTGKPTKLEVIVDRTQINADGKDLAYITVKVIDEEGNFVANATNEIEFQVEGAGVLLATDNGNPCDMTEFNSNKREAFSGMALGIIRSIKDNKGTIEVTISSNGLNNSTIEIESN, from the coding sequence ATGAATACTTTAAAAAAAACAATATCATTAAGTCTTTTAATATTTATTGTTATTTCTTGTAAAAATACAGAAGAAAACATAGGAGTTTTACGCGAAAGAATTTCAATTAATAGTAATTGGAAGTTTATGAGATATGATTCAGCCCAAAAAGCTGATGATTTATATTATGATGTTCGTCCTGAGGTAAAAACAGTAAACGACTCTAAAGCAGCTGATACACCAGCTACAGAAGCCGAAAAATTAGAAGCTTCAGAAAGAGCATTAAAACCATTTATCTTGCCAACAGGAAATGCTTTTGTTAAAAATAAATCTAAACAACATAAACGTCCAGAAGGAAATCCAGGAAAAGACTTTCCGTTTGTTCAACATAATTTTGATGATAGTTATTGGGAAACTGTAACTGTGCCTCACGATTGGGCCATAAATGGACCGTTTCAAGAAGGAGATAACGCAGCAGTTACAGGTGGTATGGGACGCTTACCAAGTAATGGTGTGGCGTGGTATCGTAAAAAGATTGAGATTTCAGAAACTGATAAAAACAAGGCAATTTACTTAGATATAGATGGGATAATGTCTTACGCTATAGTTTGGTTAAATGGTAATTTAGTTGGTGGTTGGCCATATGGTTACAATTCTTGGCGACTAGATTTAACGCCTTACATCAATTTTAATGGTGACAATCAATTAGCTATTCGAGTTGATAACCCAAATCACTCGGCACGTTGGTATCCTGGAGCGGGAATTTACCGTAATATTTGGTTAACAAAAACTAATAAGGTTCACGTTGCACATTGGGGAACTAAAGTTTCTACTCGAAATGTTTCAAAGGAATCTGCAACAATAGATTTTTTAGTAAAAATTGATAATAATTCTGATACTAATGCTGAAGTTGAAGTTATAACTAAAATTTATTTTTCTGATGAAAAAGTTGCTGAATTTAGTAATCAAAGTAATATTTCTAATGAAAATTCTAGTGAAATAAATTCATCAGTAGATATAGAGAATCCAAAACTTTGGGGTCCACCACCAACACAAACACCAAACTTATACAAAGCTGTAACTACAATAAAAATTGATGGTATTAAAGTTGATATTTACGAAACTACTTTTGGCATTCGTTCATTAGAATTTAATCCAAATCAAGGCATTTTAGTAAATGGTGAATTAATTAAACTAAAAGGTGTTAACGAACATCATGATTTGGGTGCTATTGGTGCTGCTTTTAATGTAAGAGCTGCAGAACGTAAACTAGAAATTTTAAAAGAAATGGGTTGCAATGCCATTCGTATGGCACATAACCCGCCAGCGCCAGAATTATTGGATTTATGTGATAAAATGGGATTTTTAGTGATTGACGAAGTGTTTGATTCTTGGGAACGCAAAAAAACGCCTCACGATTTTCATTTAATTTTTTCAGATTGGTACGAAGCTGATGCCAGAGCTATGGTTCGAAGAGATAAAAACCATCCTTCAGTTATCATATGGAGTTACGGTAACGAAGTTGGTGAGCAATATACCGATGAAGATGGGGCGGAAATTGGTAGAAGATTAGTAGAAATAATAAAAAATGAAGATCCAACACGTTTAACCACAAGCGCAATGAATTGGGCAAAATCAGATATGCCTTTTCCAACTGTTATGGATGTCATTAGTTTTAATTATCAAGGCGAAGGTATTCGTCAAGATCCGATTTTTGATAAAGTCACAGACAGAATTAAAACAAAACCTCAATACGAACCTTATCATAAAAAATTTCCGAATAAGGTGATTATGAGCAGTGAAACTGCTTCAGCAGCTAGCAGTCGTGGTATTTATTTGTTTCCTGTAACCGATAAAATAAGTGCACCAATGTTACATGGAAACGGTAAAGATGATAGTATTTCACAAGTTAGTGCGTATGAGTTATATGCTGTAGATTTTGGTTCTACTGCAGACAAAGTTTTTGCTTCATTAGACAAATATCCATATTCTGCAGGAGAGTTTGTTTGGACGGGTTTTGATTATCTGGGTGAACCAACACCTTATTACAATTGTCGTAGCTCTTATAATGGTATTTTAGACTTGGCGGGTTTCCCAAAAGATAGATACTATTTATATCAAGCACGTTGGAGACCAGATTTACCTATGGTTCATATTTTACCTCATTGGAATTGGGAGAATAGAGTAGGCAAAGTTACTCCGGTACATATAATGACTTCTGGAGATGAAGCAGAATTATTCCTAAACGGAAAATCATTAGGAAGAAAGAAAAAAGGCAAATTTGAATATCGTTTACGTTGGGATGATGTGATTTATGAATCTGGAGAATTAAAAGCAATTGCTTATAAAAATGGTAAATTTTGGGCAGAAAAAATTGTAAAAACGACTGGTAAACCTACAAAGTTAGAAGTGATTGTAGATAGAACTCAAATTAATGCAGATGGTAAAGATTTAGCATATATCACAGTTAAAGTTATTGATGAAGAAGGAAATTTTGTTGCCAATGCCACAAATGAAATTGAGTTCCAAGTTGAAGGAGCAGGAGTACTTTTAGCAACAGATAATGGAAATCCTTGTGATATGACAGAGTTTAATTCTAACAAACGAGAAGCATTTAGTGGTATGGCTTTGGGAATTATTCGTTCAATAAAAGATAATAAAGGAACTATTGAAGTTACTATATCATCAAATGGTTTAAATAATAGTACTATAGAAATTGAAAGTAATTAG
- a CDS encoding aldose epimerase family protein, with protein sequence MQCKENKKEILTETQTTILEKKLIINKSEFGKMPDGTIVEQYKLTNKNSIEVDIITYGGRITSLKVPNKRGDIENVVLGFDNLNDYLNENPYFGALIGRYGNRIANGKFTLEGNEYTLAINNGSNHLHGGLVGFDSVVWDAEPIEGTDNTALKLTYLSKDREEGYPGNLKVTVIYTLSNDNTLEVSYKATTNKTTVVNLTQHAYFNLTGDFSKDILNHDLVLNADAFLPVDSGLIPTGEIRNVKGSPFDFTSVKKIGKEIEADNEQLKLGGGYDHCWVLNGKKGNMRFVASAYDETSGRFMEVFSEEPGMQLYTGNFLDGSLPIPNGGTYNKRTGFCLETQHYPDSPNQKEFPTTTLKPGEIYSTKTTYKFSTK encoded by the coding sequence ATGCAATGTAAAGAAAATAAAAAAGAAATATTAACTGAAACGCAAACAACTATTTTGGAAAAAAAACTAATTATTAATAAATCAGAGTTTGGCAAAATGCCAGATGGTACTATAGTAGAACAATATAAATTAACAAACAAAAATAGTATTGAGGTTGATATTATTACATATGGTGGACGAATAACATCCCTAAAAGTGCCTAATAAGAGAGGAGATATAGAAAACGTTGTTTTAGGCTTTGATAATTTAAACGATTATTTAAACGAAAACCCATATTTTGGAGCTTTAATTGGTCGTTATGGTAATCGAATTGCAAACGGTAAATTTACTTTAGAAGGCAATGAATATACTTTAGCAATCAATAATGGGTCAAATCATTTACATGGAGGTTTAGTTGGTTTTGATAGTGTGGTTTGGGATGCAGAACCTATAGAAGGAACTGATAATACAGCTTTAAAATTAACATATTTAAGTAAAGATAGAGAAGAAGGATATCCAGGAAATTTAAAAGTTACAGTAATTTACACCCTAAGTAATGATAACACCCTAGAAGTATCTTACAAAGCAACAACAAACAAAACAACAGTAGTTAATTTAACACAGCATGCATATTTTAATTTGACAGGAGATTTTTCAAAAGATATTTTAAATCACGATTTAGTTTTAAATGCTGATGCTTTTTTACCGGTTGATAGTGGATTGATTCCAACAGGAGAAATTAGAAATGTAAAAGGAAGTCCTTTTGATTTTACTTCAGTAAAAAAAATAGGAAAAGAAATTGAAGCTGATAATGAACAACTAAAACTTGGAGGTGGTTATGACCATTGTTGGGTTTTAAATGGTAAAAAAGGCAATATGCGTTTTGTAGCTTCAGCTTATGATGAAACAAGTGGACGATTTATGGAAGTTTTTTCTGAAGAACCAGGTATGCAATTATACACAGGAAATTTTTTAGATGGCTCTTTACCTATACCAAATGGCGGAACTTATAATAAACGAACAGGATTTTGCTTAGAAACGCAACATTACCCAGATTCACCAAATCAAAAAGAGTTTCCTACAACTACTTTAAAACCAGGAGAAATCTATTCAACAAAAACGACTTATAAGTTCTCAACTAAATAA
- a CDS encoding nuclear transport factor 2 family protein — MNKKEVANKYLEYLEKGDINNVVDLFDINGIVDSPIYGVKKADEFYRELSNDTTNSELFLKGIFEQTNSNDLALYFTYKWTLQNNQEVEFDVVDIIELDSKNKIKKLKIIYDTVVARKLVDKLKE, encoded by the coding sequence ATGAATAAAAAAGAAGTAGCAAATAAATACTTGGAATATCTTGAGAAAGGAGACATCAACAATGTGGTTGATTTATTTGATATAAATGGAATTGTGGATTCCCCCATATACGGAGTTAAAAAGGCAGATGAATTTTATCGAGAATTAAGTAATGACACTACGAATTCTGAACTTTTTCTAAAAGGAATATTTGAACAGACTAATTCAAATGACCTTGCACTTTATTTCACATATAAATGGACTTTGCAAAATAATCAGGAAGTGGAATTTGATGTTGTGGATATTATTGAACTTGATTCTAAAAATAAAATCAAAAAGTTGAAAATAATATATGACACGGTTGTTGCCAGAAAATTAGTTGACAAACTAAAAGAATAA